In Herpetosiphonaceae bacterium, a single window of DNA contains:
- the dnaN gene encoding DNA polymerase III subunit beta: protein MKVSCLQENLKRGLSIVSHAVASKSTLPVLSNILLTTEGGRLRLQATNLEVGITCWIGAKVEDEGAVTIPAKLLSDFVGNLPNDAVNLALDERTQTVNLRCARSEANIKGIEADEFPSIPTVDADEPTVSIMPDVLRKAIDQVAFAAATDDTRPVLAGVLLKLQGNTITMSATDGFRLSVKTIDLPEPVRVSQEVIVPARALIELGRIVGDSDSPVDITITPNGSQILFHTENVDLVSRLIDGKFPDYQRIIPKQYATRAVMDRGTFLQAARQASVFATSSANIAKLTLEAGAEWGPGRMTLSANAAEVGDNKTELEGQITGEGGQIALNVKFLQEALNAIDTPQVGFEMQTQAAPGVFRPVGDESLLIIVMPMTVR from the coding sequence ATGAAGGTCTCCTGTTTACAAGAAAATCTTAAGCGCGGCCTATCGATTGTAAGCCACGCTGTGGCCTCGAAAAGTACGCTGCCGGTGCTCTCGAATATTCTGCTGACCACCGAGGGCGGGCGGCTGCGGCTGCAAGCGACAAACCTTGAGGTCGGCATTACCTGCTGGATCGGCGCGAAAGTAGAAGATGAGGGAGCCGTCACGATTCCGGCCAAGCTGCTCTCGGATTTCGTCGGCAATCTGCCCAACGACGCCGTTAACCTGGCGCTGGACGAGCGCACGCAGACTGTGAACCTGCGCTGTGCTCGCTCGGAGGCCAACATCAAGGGCATCGAGGCCGACGAGTTTCCGTCGATTCCCACGGTAGACGCCGACGAGCCCACCGTGTCGATCATGCCCGATGTGCTGCGCAAAGCGATCGATCAGGTTGCCTTCGCCGCCGCTACCGACGACACGCGGCCTGTGCTGGCGGGCGTGTTGCTCAAGCTTCAGGGCAATACGATCACCATGTCGGCGACGGACGGCTTTCGTCTGTCGGTCAAAACGATCGATCTGCCGGAGCCGGTGCGCGTCTCGCAGGAGGTGATCGTCCCGGCTCGCGCGCTGATCGAGCTGGGCCGAATCGTCGGCGATAGCGACAGCCCGGTCGACATCACGATCACGCCGAACGGCAGCCAGATCTTGTTCCACACCGAAAACGTCGATCTGGTCAGCCGGTTGATTGACGGCAAGTTCCCCGACTACCAGCGCATCATTCCCAAGCAGTACGCGACGCGCGCGGTCATGGATCGCGGGACGTTCCTCCAGGCGGCCAGGCAGGCGTCGGTCTTCGCCACGTCGAGCGCCAACATCGCCAAGCTGACGCTTGAGGCTGGCGCGGAGTGGGGGCCGGGCCGCATGACGCTATCAGCCAACGCGGCGGAAGTCGGCGATAACAAGACCGAGCTTGAGGGCCAGATCACCGGCGAGGGCGGCCAGATCGCGCTCAATGTCAAGTTCCTTCAGGAGGCGCTCAACGCGATCGATACGCCGCAGGTCGGCTTCGAGATGCAGACCCAGGCCGCGCCCGGCGTGTTCCGTCCAGTCGGCGACGAAAGCCTGCTGATCATCGTTATGCCGATGACCGTGCGCTAA